In Bradyrhizobium lablabi, one DNA window encodes the following:
- a CDS encoding S41 family peptidase, whose protein sequence is MRKVPGIDPRSTAGNDVPDTGAAGDTEQLLGRLESTFKRIQAENAGAIETQKLVDYAIFGMITALDPHTQYIDPPKWRDNLAALQLGGVGLNLNIDAGEVGVVSAIENGPAQKAGIVAGDRIVAIGRAPVAGLPLPQVVARLRGPLDSRILLTVSRGKKPIEFAVTRATVHPQNVFVRRHDDFGYIVLTGFGELTAPNLKIAIEKLQSGAGKDKLRGYILDLRNNAGGFLDAVVSIAGGFLGNGLVATTRSRDRETQRFEANSRDLTAAKPIVVLINGGTAAGAEIVASALQEHHRATIVGARSAGAGTIQTVVALGEGNGALRLTTSRIYTSAGQPLDQHGVSPDFAVEQPAPSPNARPADPAAPESIAQDRQFQFALNVLKKK, encoded by the coding sequence ATGCGGAAAGTCCCGGGGATCGATCCACGTTCGACCGCCGGCAACGACGTTCCGGATACCGGCGCGGCAGGCGATACCGAGCAACTTCTCGGCCGCCTGGAATCGACCTTCAAGCGAATTCAGGCGGAGAATGCCGGGGCGATCGAAACCCAGAAACTGGTCGATTACGCCATCTTCGGCATGATCACGGCGCTCGACCCGCATACCCAATACATCGATCCTCCGAAATGGCGCGACAATTTGGCGGCGTTGCAGCTTGGCGGCGTCGGCTTGAATCTCAACATCGATGCGGGAGAGGTCGGCGTCGTCAGCGCGATTGAAAATGGGCCCGCGCAAAAGGCGGGCATCGTCGCGGGCGATAGGATTGTCGCGATCGGTCGCGCGCCGGTCGCGGGCCTTCCGTTGCCGCAGGTCGTCGCCCGGCTGCGCGGCCCGCTTGATTCAAGGATCCTGTTGACGGTCTCGCGCGGCAAGAAGCCAATCGAATTTGCGGTCACGCGGGCGACGGTACATCCGCAAAATGTTTTCGTCAGGCGTCATGACGATTTCGGCTACATCGTGCTCACCGGATTTGGCGAGTTGACCGCGCCGAACCTGAAAATCGCGATCGAGAAGCTCCAGTCGGGGGCGGGCAAGGACAAGCTCAGGGGATACATCCTCGACTTGCGAAACAATGCCGGGGGATTCCTCGACGCCGTGGTTTCGATTGCCGGTGGATTTCTCGGCAACGGCCTTGTCGCGACCACGCGCAGCCGCGATCGCGAGACCCAGCGTTTCGAGGCAAATTCCCGCGACCTGACCGCGGCCAAGCCGATCGTCGTTCTCATCAACGGGGGGACGGCCGCAGGCGCCGAGATCGTGGCAAGCGCGCTGCAAGAGCACCATCGCGCCACCATCGTCGGCGCGCGATCGGCGGGGGCGGGAACTATTCAAACCGTGGTCGCGCTGGGCGAGGGAAACGGCGCGTTACGCCTGACGACGTCGCGTATCTACACCTCCGCCGGCCAACCGCTCGACCAACACGGAGTGAGCCCCGATTTTGCCGTCGAACAACCGGCGCCGTCGCCAAATGCGAGGCCGGCTGATCCCGCCGCGCCGGAAAGCATAGCGCAAGATCGGCAGTTTCAGTTCGCGCTGAATGTCCTGAAGAAAAAATGA
- a CDS encoding DUF2277 domain-containing protein, whose product MCRNIKTLFNFEPPATDDEIHASALQFVRKLSGFNKPSQANAEAFDRAVAEVSASARRLLASLNTHAPARDRETEAEKARERSRLRFG is encoded by the coding sequence ATGTGCCGCAACATCAAGACGCTGTTCAATTTCGAACCGCCGGCAACGGATGACGAGATCCACGCCTCGGCGCTGCAATTCGTGCGAAAACTTTCCGGCTTCAACAAGCCGTCGCAGGCGAACGCCGAAGCCTTCGACCGCGCCGTGGCCGAAGTCTCGGCCTCGGCCCGCCGGCTCCTGGCCTCGCTGAATACCCATGCGCCGGCCCGTGACCGCGAGACCGAGGCCGAAAAGGCGCGCGAACGCTCGCGCTTGCGGTTTGGATGA
- a CDS encoding DUF2188 domain-containing protein: MSHVTYKIVQHDGGWAYTVNGVFSEAFATHAAALSAAKRAAAEQRVPGRTEAIEYETPDGKWHTETSAGGDRPETDVEDTA, translated from the coding sequence ATGTCCCACGTCACCTACAAGATCGTTCAGCATGACGGCGGCTGGGCCTACACCGTTAACGGTGTGTTTTCGGAAGCTTTTGCCACCCATGCCGCGGCGCTGTCCGCAGCCAAGCGCGCCGCCGCCGAACAGCGCGTGCCCGGGCGTACCGAGGCGATCGAATACGAGACCCCCGACGGCAAATGGCACACCGAGACTTCAGCCGGCGGCGACCGTCCGGAGACGGATGTCGAGGACACGGCGTAG
- a CDS encoding alpha/beta fold hydrolase has protein sequence MKFSHPVLTAIFAMTSFTALAADYPAPKQGDWTMRDFKFHTGETMPELRLHYTTVGEPTGQPVLVLHGSGGSAATMLTPTFAGELFGPGQPLDASKYYIIIPDGIGHGKSSKPSDGMKTAFPKYDYDDMVDAQYRLVKEGLGIKHLRLVIGNSMGGMHTWLWGVKYPHMMDALVPMASQPTEMAARNWMLRRMMLETIRNDPDYISGNYTAQPRMMKYAIAAYRIASAGGTLGYQTLAPTAAKADRMADELLATPVTADANDYIYQWEASHDYNPSAGLERIEATLLAINAADDERNPPENGVTEAAIKRVKNAKLYLIPASTETRGHLTTGDAKFYKQQLQELLQTAPQRTM, from the coding sequence ATGAAATTTTCGCACCCAGTGTTAACGGCGATTTTTGCAATGACTTCATTCACGGCACTGGCCGCCGATTATCCCGCGCCGAAGCAAGGCGACTGGACAATGCGGGATTTCAAATTCCACACCGGCGAAACCATGCCGGAATTGCGGCTGCACTATACCACGGTCGGCGAGCCAACCGGCCAGCCGGTGCTGGTGCTGCACGGCTCAGGCGGCTCGGCCGCGACCATGCTGACGCCGACTTTCGCCGGCGAGTTGTTCGGCCCCGGCCAGCCGCTGGACGCGTCGAAATACTACATCATCATTCCCGACGGCATCGGCCACGGCAAATCATCAAAACCCTCCGACGGCATGAAGACGGCATTTCCGAAATATGATTACGACGACATGGTCGATGCGCAGTACCGCCTGGTCAAGGAAGGGCTCGGCATCAAACATCTGCGGCTTGTGATCGGCAATTCGATGGGCGGCATGCACACCTGGCTCTGGGGGGTGAAGTATCCGCACATGATGGACGCGCTGGTGCCGATGGCGTCGCAGCCGACCGAGATGGCGGCGCGCAATTGGATGCTGCGGCGAATGATGCTGGAAACCATCCGCAACGATCCCGATTACATCAGCGGCAATTACACAGCACAGCCGCGGATGATGAAATACGCCATCGCCGCCTATCGCATTGCTTCCGCCGGCGGCACGCTCGGCTATCAGACGCTCGCCCCGACGGCGGCAAAGGCTGACAGGATGGCCGACGAATTGCTGGCGACGCCAGTGACGGCTGACGCCAATGACTACATCTACCAGTGGGAAGCCTCGCACGATTACAATCCCTCTGCCGGGTTGGAGCGGATCGAGGCGACGCTGCTTGCCATCAATGCCGCCGACGACGAACGCAATCCGCCGGAAAACGGCGTCACCGAGGCCGCGATCAAACGCGTGAAAAATGCAAAACTTTATCTGATCCCGGCGAGCACCGAGACGCGCGGCCATCTCACGACAGGTGACGCAAAATTCTACAAACAGCAACTGCAGGAATTGCTGCAGACGGCGCCGCAACGCACGATGTGA
- a CDS encoding pyridoxamine 5'-phosphate oxidase family protein, whose translation MTDLSASDLATIYAKPTPRVIAKARPEIDVHAKKFIQMSPFCVLATSGSDASVDASPRGGNPGFVHVAGPNQLLMPDRSGNNRIDSFRNIVEGSGLLQLIFFVPGIDETLRVGGKGKLTTDPDLLASMVEFGKPPRVVLSIAVDEVYFHCGKALMRSKLWSADTRVERSVLPSISQMIHDQTSLGEAEPQAVVEERYKTQL comes from the coding sequence GTGACCGACCTCAGCGCCAGCGACCTCGCCACGATCTACGCAAAACCCACCCCGCGCGTGATCGCGAAGGCGCGGCCGGAGATCGACGTGCATGCGAAAAAATTCATCCAGATGTCGCCGTTCTGCGTGCTGGCGACGTCGGGCTCCGACGCCAGCGTCGATGCCTCGCCGCGCGGCGGCAATCCGGGTTTTGTCCATGTCGCAGGCCCTAACCAGCTTCTGATGCCGGATCGCTCCGGCAACAACCGGATCGACAGTTTTCGCAACATCGTCGAGGGAAGCGGCCTGCTGCAACTGATCTTCTTCGTGCCCGGCATCGACGAGACGCTGCGCGTCGGCGGCAAAGGCAAGCTCACAACGGATCCGGATCTGTTGGCGTCGATGGTGGAGTTCGGCAAGCCGCCACGCGTGGTGCTGAGCATTGCGGTAGACGAGGTCTACTTCCATTGCGGCAAGGCGCTGATGCGCTCGAAATTGTGGTCGGCAGATACCCGCGTCGAACGTTCCGTGCTGCCGAGCATCAGCCAGATGATCCACGACCAGACCAGCCTCGGCGAGGCTGAACCCCAGGCCGTGGTCGAAGAGCGTTACAAGACGCAGCTGTAA
- the bfr gene encoding bacterioferritin encodes MQGDAKVIDYLNKGLRHELTAINQYWLHYRLLNNWGLLEMAKTWRKESIEEMEHADKFTDRILFLDGFPNMQVLDPLRIGQNVKEIIECDLAAEISARNLYQEAATYCHGVKDYVSRDLFESLMKDEEHHIDFLETQLDLIGRIGLELYTQKHVGGLESEH; translated from the coding sequence ATGCAGGGCGACGCAAAAGTCATTGACTACCTCAACAAGGGCCTGCGCCACGAGCTCACCGCCATCAACCAGTATTGGCTGCATTACCGGCTCCTGAACAATTGGGGCTTGCTGGAAATGGCCAAGACCTGGCGCAAGGAATCCATCGAGGAGATGGAGCACGCCGACAAGTTCACCGACCGCATCCTGTTCCTCGACGGGTTTCCCAACATGCAGGTGCTCGACCCCTTGCGGATCGGGCAGAACGTCAAGGAAATCATCGAGTGCGATCTTGCCGCCGAGATCAGCGCCCGCAATCTCTACCAGGAGGCGGCGACCTATTGCCACGGCGTCAAGGATTACGTCTCGCGCGATCTGTTCGAGAGCCTGATGAAGGACGAGGAGCATCACATCGATTTCCTCGAAACCCAGCTCGATCTGATTGGACGGATCGGGCTCGAGCTCTACACACAGAAGCATGTCGGCGGGTTGGAGAGCGAGCACTAG
- a CDS encoding (2Fe-2S)-binding protein: MIVCSCNVLSDDDVRNAVNASEDLPRNAKQIYGCLGCSAECGRCARTIKTIIDDALGACAKACCAGCPHSRSDVDADVHGEFALAAS, encoded by the coding sequence ATGATTGTTTGTTCCTGCAACGTACTGAGCGACGACGATGTACGTAACGCCGTCAACGCCTCGGAAGACCTTCCGCGCAACGCCAAACAGATCTACGGCTGTCTCGGCTGCAGCGCCGAATGCGGCCGCTGCGCGCGCACCATCAAGACCATTATCGACGATGCGTTAGGCGCCTGCGCCAAGGCCTGCTGTGCAGGCTGCCCGCACAGCCGCAGCGATGTGGACGCGGATGTCCACGGCGAATTCGCCCTCGCTGCCTCCTGA
- a CDS encoding lytic murein transglycosylase, translating into MKRLAFIAAVFAFLGGSHPARATDAGFTQFIASLWPEAQAAGVSRATFDTETSGLEPDYKLPDLILPGRPATGAPSQAEFVQVPADYVKEASIARLASEGQRLMQKYRPALTEIETRFGVPATIVLAIWGRETDYGRYTLPYDGLRVLATQAYVGRRKDQYRTEFILALKLLGDGEVARKDMRSSWAGATGLTQFLPSEFYKHAVDLDGDGRKDIWHSVPDALASAAQQLVNKGWQSGVRWAYEVQAPANVDCTQGVPEVTKPIGEWLRAGFVPVRGQKLKPAEQAEPASLLQPEGIYGPAFLTTKNYFVIKEYNFSDLYVLFVGHLADRMLSPLAFATPWSASTQLRTADVEAMQRGLTRIGLYADKVDGKAGMKTRAALGAYQKSAGLKVDCWPSETVLRSISTAR; encoded by the coding sequence ATGAAGCGGTTGGCGTTCATTGCCGCGGTGTTCGCCTTTCTCGGTGGATCGCATCCCGCCCGCGCCACTGATGCAGGCTTCACCCAATTCATCGCCTCGCTATGGCCGGAAGCGCAAGCCGCCGGCGTCTCGCGCGCGACGTTCGACACTGAGACAAGCGGCCTCGAGCCGGATTACAAATTGCCCGATCTGATCCTGCCCGGCAGGCCGGCGACCGGCGCGCCATCGCAGGCCGAGTTCGTGCAGGTGCCGGCGGATTATGTGAAGGAGGCAAGCATCGCGCGGCTCGCCAGCGAAGGCCAGCGGCTGATGCAGAAATACCGCCCGGCGCTGACCGAGATCGAGACGCGCTTCGGCGTTCCCGCGACCATCGTGCTCGCGATCTGGGGCCGCGAAACCGATTACGGCCGCTATACGCTGCCTTATGACGGGTTGCGTGTGCTGGCGACGCAGGCCTATGTCGGCCGGCGCAAGGATCAATATCGCACCGAGTTCATCCTGGCGCTGAAACTCCTGGGCGACGGCGAGGTGGCGCGCAAGGACATGCGCTCATCCTGGGCTGGCGCCACCGGGCTGACGCAATTCTTGCCGTCGGAATTTTACAAGCATGCCGTCGATCTCGACGGCGACGGGCGCAAGGACATCTGGCATTCGGTACCGGACGCGCTCGCTTCCGCAGCCCAGCAGCTCGTCAACAAGGGCTGGCAGAGCGGCGTGCGCTGGGCCTACGAGGTGCAGGCGCCGGCAAATGTCGATTGCACGCAGGGCGTGCCGGAGGTGACAAAACCGATCGGCGAATGGCTGCGCGCAGGTTTTGTGCCGGTGCGCGGGCAAAAGCTCAAGCCGGCCGAGCAGGCGGAGCCGGCCTCGCTGCTGCAGCCCGAAGGCATCTACGGCCCGGCTTTTTTGACCACCAAGAATTATTTCGTCATCAAGGAATATAATTTTTCCGATTTGTACGTGCTGTTCGTCGGCCACCTCGCGGACCGCATGCTGAGCCCGCTCGCCTTCGCAACGCCGTGGTCGGCGTCCACCCAGCTCCGTACCGCCGATGTCGAAGCGATGCAGCGCGGACTGACGCGCATCGGTCTCTATGCCGACAAGGTCGACGGCAAGGCCGGCATGAAAACCCGCGCGGCGCTCGGTGCCTATCAGAAGTCGGCCGGGCTCAAGGTCGATTGCTGGCCGAGCGAAACGGTGCTGCGTTCGATCAGCACGGCGCGCTGA